A DNA window from Trichosurus vulpecula isolate mTriVul1 chromosome 2, mTriVul1.pri, whole genome shotgun sequence contains the following coding sequences:
- the LOC118836405 gene encoding LOW QUALITY PROTEIN: vomeronasal type-2 receptor 26-like (The sequence of the model RefSeq protein was modified relative to this genomic sequence to represent the inferred CDS: inserted 2 bases in 1 codon), with amino-acid sequence MASQTSIANHYAPSRLFECQAPTKNFLLVQAPHSVCSDSCGCGFRKSAREGESICCFDYVPCPEGKISNQTDMNQCIMCPEDEYSSKGRNYCLRKVETFLAFEEPLGMTLVCTALTFYLLTVMIAGVFVKHQDTPIVKANNRTLSYILLFSLNQCFLSSLLFIGKPTSTTCLLRQTTFGITFTMAISSILAKTITVVLAFKAIRPGSRSRKWMLPXIQVILCGVWLLVSPPFPDAVPYSEPEHIILECSEGSLIAFYFVLGYMGFLALGSFTVAFLARNLPDTFNETKFITFSMLVFCSVWVSFLPTYQSTEGKTMVAVEFFSILSSTAGLLSCIFIPKCYVILLRPQWNTLERVKRKCYAKGRHHSEAFPHAS; translated from the exons ATGGCCTCACAAACATCCATTGCCAACCACTATGCACCTTCTAGACTATTTGAATGTCAAGCCCCTACAAAGAATTTCCTCCTTGTCCAGGCTCCCCACTCTGTGTGCAGTGACAGCTGTGGCTGTGGATTTCGGAAATCTGCCCGTGAAGGAGAGTCCATCTGTTGCTTTGACTATGTCCCCTGCCCAGAGGGCAAGATTTCCAACCAGACTG atatGAACCAGTGCATCATGTGTCCTGAAGATGAATATTCAAGCAAGGGGAGAAATTACTGCCTCCGCAAGGTGGAGACATTTCTGGCCTTTGAGGAACCCCTAGGCATGACTCTGGTCTGCACAGCTCTGACCTTCTATCTCCTGACAGTTATGATTGCTGGGGTCTTTGTGAAGCATCAGGACACCCCCATAGTGAAAGCTAATAATAGAACTCTCAGCTACATCTTGCTCTTCTCCTTAAACCAATGCTTCCTGTCTTCATTGCTCTTCATTGGTAAGCCCACCTCAACCACATGCCTGCTTCGACAGACAACATTTGGAATCACATTCACAATGGCCATCTCCTCTATTTTGGCTAAAACAATCACAGTAGTGCTAGCCTTCAAAGCCATAAGACCAGGAAGCAGGAGCAGAAAATGGATGCTGCC GATCCAAGTGATTCTCTGTGGTGTCTGGCTATTGGTTTCTCCCCCATTCCCAGATGCTGTCCCATATTCAGAACCTGAGCACATCATCCTGGAGTGCAGTGAAGGCTCCCTCATTGCCTTTTACTTTGTCCTTGGTTACATGGGATTTCTGGCTTTGGGGAGCTTCACTGTGGCTTTTTTGGCCAGAAATCTCCCTGACACATTTAATGAAACCAAGTTTATCACCTTCAGCATGTTGGTATTCTGCAGTGTCTgggtctccttcctccccacataCCAGAGCACTGAGGGGAAAACTATGGTAGCTGTggaattcttttccattttgagcTCCACTGCTGGCTTACTGAGCTGCATCTTTATTCCCAAGTGCTACGTGATCCTTCTGAGGCCACAATGGAACACCCTGGAAAGGGTCAAACGTAAATGCTATGCCAAGGGAAGGCATCATTCCGAAGCATTTCCTCATGCCTCCTAG